A genomic region of Methyloceanibacter stevinii contains the following coding sequences:
- the smpB gene encoding SsrA-binding protein SmpB translates to MAPKRESGKLIAENRRARYNYEIEDTIEAGIVLTGSEVKSLRTGKANIAESYASNENGEIYLINSRIDEYKGAARFGHERRGHRKLLLHKKEMARLLEAIQRQGMTLVPLRLYFNARGIAKLLLGLGRGKKVHDKRETEKKRDWNRQKSRLMREKG, encoded by the coding sequence ATGGCGCCGAAACGCGAGAGCGGAAAGCTCATCGCCGAGAACCGGCGGGCCCGCTACAATTACGAGATTGAAGACACGATCGAGGCCGGCATCGTCCTGACCGGGTCCGAGGTGAAATCCTTGCGGACCGGCAAAGCCAACATTGCCGAGTCCTACGCCTCCAACGAGAACGGTGAGATCTACCTGATCAACTCCCGTATCGATGAGTACAAGGGCGCGGCCCGTTTCGGGCACGAGCGACGCGGCCATCGCAAGCTTCTCCTGCATAAGAAGGAGATGGCGCGGCTGCTCGAGGCTATTCAGCGTCAGGGCATGACGCTCGTACCCTTGCGGCTCTATTTCAACGCGCGGGGCATCGCCAAGCTCTTGCTGGGCCTCGGGCGCGGCAAGAAGGTCCACGACAAGCGCGAGACCGAGAAGAAGCGAGACTGGAACCGGCAGAAGAGCCGGCTGATGCGCGAGAAGGGCTAA
- a CDS encoding peroxiredoxin: MQLTPGLPLPAVTLPATDGSHITLATLPGRNIVAVYPWTGCPGVPNPPGWDDIPGAHGSTPELEGFREVFDLVSHAGARLFAVSGQTTAFQREMALRLELPFPILSDAEGALRRALHLPTFEAGPESYLKRLTFVVRDGQIEHVFFPVEDPEAHAAEVVDWLKDQA, encoded by the coding sequence ATGCAACTGACGCCGGGCCTGCCGCTTCCTGCCGTGACGCTGCCGGCGACGGATGGATCCCACATTACCCTCGCGACGCTACCCGGACGCAACATCGTCGCCGTCTATCCCTGGACCGGCTGCCCCGGCGTCCCAAATCCGCCGGGCTGGGACGATATCCCCGGAGCCCACGGGTCGACGCCGGAGCTGGAAGGCTTCCGGGAGGTGTTCGACCTCGTCTCTCATGCCGGCGCGCGCCTCTTCGCGGTCAGCGGACAGACGACGGCGTTCCAGCGCGAAATGGCGCTGCGGCTCGAACTGCCGTTTCCGATTCTGAGCGATGCGGAGGGGGCGTTACGGCGCGCGCTGCACTTACCCACTTTCGAAGCCGGCCCGGAGAGCTATCTGAAACGACTCACCTTCGTGGTCCGGGACGGGCAGATCGAGCACGTCTTCTTCCCGGTCGAGGATCCGGAAGCGCACGCGGCCGAAGTGGTCGATTGGCTGAAAGATCAGGCTTGA